Proteins encoded within one genomic window of Deltaproteobacteria bacterium:
- a CDS encoding cytochrome c biogenesis protein ResB, which produces MNSLKSDSEARGGWLGFLSGNQLAIYTLIAIGVLALVGTILPQRGPGLSEEQFQALANAPGVKGLAHQIGFYDIFHSVWFYALIMILCVNLVLCTTFNFKRVYRTSGAKHAVVGPGLFDQLDELRRFKSRSVKAESVEAAVRPQIKTDNNGQWFYRESGTSHRYGAIVTHISIILMAVGAVYGSLVGIDGSMLVAEKDTNNTIELRRGGEIKLPFTVRCNDFEVEYYEGGRQPKTFRSELTFIPAAGAPVDTKIEVNQPAAFGGYRFFQSSYGQTPPKVQLVATRRSDGTKLPLRPASLRQWVDVENHIHVAIKDVDPNKFNAGLAALVVEEDHKTPPKEFWIFRENPTFDDSRAGDYTYSLTAYESGGWYTGLMVTRNPGLAVFWLGCALGGVGLFLAFFVPHKRLVVHVLNDQITVGYSDSRAGDVPKREADRWVEELKGRTS; this is translated from the coding sequence TTGAATTCCCTGAAGTCCGATTCGGAAGCTCGCGGAGGCTGGCTCGGCTTTCTCTCCGGCAACCAACTCGCGATCTACACGCTGATCGCCATCGGCGTCCTCGCGCTCGTCGGAACGATCCTGCCCCAGCGCGGTCCCGGGCTTTCCGAAGAGCAGTTTCAGGCGCTCGCGAATGCGCCTGGAGTGAAGGGGCTGGCACACCAGATCGGTTTCTATGACATCTTTCACAGCGTGTGGTTTTACGCGCTCATCATGATCCTGTGCGTCAATCTCGTGTTGTGTACGACGTTCAACTTCAAGCGCGTGTACCGCACCAGCGGCGCCAAGCACGCCGTCGTGGGTCCGGGGCTCTTCGATCAACTCGACGAACTGCGCCGCTTCAAGTCGCGTAGCGTCAAGGCAGAGTCCGTCGAGGCCGCCGTTCGGCCGCAGATCAAGACCGACAACAACGGCCAGTGGTTCTACCGAGAATCGGGGACATCGCACCGCTACGGCGCAATCGTCACGCACATCTCCATCATTCTGATGGCCGTCGGCGCGGTCTATGGCAGTCTCGTCGGCATCGACGGTTCGATGCTCGTCGCGGAGAAGGATACGAACAACACGATCGAATTGCGTCGTGGGGGCGAGATCAAGCTGCCGTTTACGGTTCGCTGCAACGACTTCGAGGTCGAATACTACGAGGGCGGCCGTCAACCCAAGACATTCCGATCGGAATTGACGTTTATCCCCGCCGCCGGCGCGCCGGTCGACACGAAGATCGAGGTCAACCAACCCGCCGCGTTTGGGGGATATCGGTTTTTCCAATCGTCCTACGGCCAGACCCCGCCCAAGGTGCAGCTCGTCGCGACTCGACGCTCTGACGGGACGAAGCTCCCGTTGCGGCCCGCATCGCTGCGCCAGTGGGTCGATGTCGAGAACCACATTCACGTCGCGATCAAGGACGTCGATCCGAACAAGTTCAACGCGGGATTGGCCGCCCTGGTCGTCGAGGAAGACCACAAGACGCCGCCGAAGGAGTTCTGGATCTTCCGCGAAAACCCGACGTTCGACGATTCGCGTGCGGGCGATTACACGTATTCGCTCACGGCTTATGAGTCGGGCGGGTGGTATACGGGCCTTATGGTCACGCGTAATCCCGGTCTCGCCGTTTTCTGGCTCGGGTGCGCACTCGGCGGCGTGGGGCTTTTCCTCGCGTTTTTCGTGCCCCACAAGCGTCTTGTGGTGCACGTGCTCAATGATCAGATCACGGTCGGCTACAGCGATTCCCGCGCGGGCGACGTTCCCAAGCGCGAAGCCGATCGATGGGTCGAAGAACTCAAGGGTCGTACATCCTGA
- a CDS encoding DUF2155 domain-containing protein: MKSWKIVLMTIAVCALILSVGCKSASETPKPADDPHAGHDHGDGKSDPDGKMPAMPPEHPPMDKSMGGAMGGAMGKPMMPEGGHQIVVPDDVKAKFKSVKLNFGKKGEQPTAVEAKVGEETKLGDSGLTVFVEAFLPAFYMDSTRISSISTELTNPAVRVAIKEKGQEIHKGWLFAKMPTVHPFEHATYTLTLVEGVADPNAPKSAAPPAPEAPAPAAPTAPPTAPPATNG; encoded by the coding sequence ATGAAGTCCTGGAAAATCGTCCTGATGACCATCGCGGTCTGCGCACTGATCCTGTCGGTCGGCTGCAAGAGCGCATCCGAGACGCCGAAACCCGCGGACGACCCGCACGCCGGGCACGACCACGGCGACGGCAAGTCGGACCCGGATGGGAAAATGCCGGCGATGCCGCCGGAACATCCGCCGATGGACAAATCCATGGGCGGAGCCATGGGCGGCGCGATGGGCAAGCCCATGATGCCCGAGGGCGGCCACCAGATCGTGGTTCCCGACGACGTGAAGGCGAAGTTCAAGTCGGTCAAACTGAATTTCGGAAAAAAGGGCGAGCAACCGACCGCCGTCGAGGCCAAGGTCGGCGAGGAAACCAAGCTCGGCGATTCGGGTCTGACCGTGTTCGTCGAAGCGTTCCTGCCCGCGTTCTACATGGACTCCACGCGCATTTCGTCCATCTCGACCGAACTGACGAATCCGGCCGTTCGGGTCGCCATCAAGGAAAAAGGACAAGAGATCCACAAAGGCTGGCTGTTTGCGAAGATGCCGACCGTTCACCCCTTCGAGCACGCGACGTACACCTTGACCCTCGTCGAGGGCGTGGCCGATCCCAACGCTCCCAAATCCGCCGCGCCGCCGGCGCCCGAAGCGCCCGCTCCGGCAGCGCCGACCGCACCGCCGACCGCACCGCCCGCCACGAACGGCTGA
- a CDS encoding ATP-binding protein — translation MRSRNARNRQPIDRRGSGCGDDCCAVFSGARRCRETADSTRGNRPRRRSGVNALSVPIGGGDFEHGGEASRRLKALLQRSGADPSAVRRAVIATYEAEMNVIIHARCGRMDAAIDADRITVEISDEGPGIPDVSRALTEGWSTAPEKARQLGFGAGLGLPNIRRMSDTFQLDTRIGQGTRLRFAIRVSPTSPEGYFRHHLRLRAERCTSCMACVIACPTTAMRVRDGSPSVLAHLCVDCAECVRACRPKAIEVEVGEPVAADGRIAVLPAELRTQFGRCAEHCGIDDAVSSSFAARAMWTDGWTETLRDAEREAASENAPVISAQCSAIADLVATRFPSLVANLSPFRSPIEAAAFEAGAGSLVAVMCPAQRAAAQNADPTGLIACVAIDEVIRKVRPAMPKAGNAGEDGEAGTDRGRDGVFVAWGARHVLEILDRLEDGRLDPCRVLELYLCDGGCRGSPLLAENPWISSRRASRRPNGDISNDAKAVRRESPVAPRAALRLDPDMAVAMRKFAEIDRTTKILPGRDCAQCGAPDCSTYAEDIVLGRAPAGQCPYREVKS, via the coding sequence ATGCGTTCTCGGAACGCTCGTAACCGACAGCCGATTGATCGACGCGGCTCGGGCTGCGGGGATGATTGTTGCGCGGTCTTCTCTGGCGCCCGCCGATGCCGCGAAACGGCTGACTCCACTCGTGGAAACCGTCCTCGGAGGAGAAGCGGCGTGAACGCCCTGTCGGTCCCGATCGGTGGCGGAGACTTCGAGCACGGCGGCGAGGCGTCGCGACGGCTCAAGGCTCTGCTGCAACGTTCGGGCGCCGATCCCTCCGCCGTACGTCGGGCCGTGATCGCGACGTACGAGGCCGAGATGAACGTCATCATCCATGCCCGATGCGGTCGGATGGACGCGGCCATCGACGCCGACCGCATCACGGTCGAGATCTCGGACGAAGGCCCCGGGATCCCCGACGTTTCCCGCGCGCTCACGGAAGGGTGGTCCACCGCGCCCGAAAAGGCGCGTCAACTCGGATTCGGCGCGGGCTTGGGGCTGCCGAACATCCGCCGCATGAGCGACACATTCCAACTCGACACGCGCATCGGGCAGGGGACCCGGCTGCGTTTTGCGATTCGTGTTTCACCCACGTCGCCCGAAGGGTACTTCCGCCATCATCTGCGCCTGCGTGCTGAGCGGTGCACCTCGTGCATGGCCTGCGTGATCGCGTGCCCGACGACCGCCATGCGCGTTCGCGACGGTAGCCCGAGCGTGCTCGCGCACCTGTGCGTCGATTGCGCCGAGTGCGTTCGCGCGTGCCGACCGAAGGCGATCGAGGTCGAGGTCGGCGAGCCGGTCGCCGCGGATGGCCGCATCGCCGTGCTGCCGGCGGAACTGCGCACGCAGTTCGGGCGTTGCGCGGAGCATTGCGGAATCGACGACGCGGTGTCGTCATCGTTCGCCGCGCGCGCGATGTGGACCGACGGCTGGACTGAAACGCTTCGCGATGCGGAGCGGGAGGCCGCTTCCGAAAACGCGCCGGTGATCTCCGCCCAGTGTTCGGCGATCGCCGATCTCGTCGCGACGCGCTTCCCCTCGCTCGTCGCAAACCTGTCTCCATTCCGGTCGCCGATCGAAGCCGCGGCGTTCGAGGCGGGCGCGGGTTCGCTCGTCGCGGTGATGTGCCCGGCGCAGCGCGCCGCCGCGCAAAACGCCGATCCCACGGGGCTCATCGCTTGCGTCGCCATCGACGAGGTGATCCGGAAAGTCCGTCCCGCGATGCCGAAAGCGGGGAATGCGGGCGAAGACGGCGAAGCCGGGACGGACCGGGGCCGCGACGGCGTCTTCGTCGCATGGGGCGCCCGGCACGTCCTCGAAATTCTGGATCGACTGGAAGACGGACGTCTCGATCCGTGCCGCGTGCTCGAACTCTATCTGTGCGACGGCGGCTGCCGCGGCTCGCCGCTTCTCGCCGAGAACCCATGGATCTCGTCGCGCAGAGCATCACGGCGCCCCAACGGCGACATATCGAACGATGCGAAGGCCGTGCGGCGTGAATCGCCGGTCGCGCCGCGCGCCGCGCTGCGTCTCGACCCCGACATGGCGGTTGCCATGCGCAAATTCGCCGAGATCGACCGGACGACGAAGATCCTGCCGGGTCGCGATTGCGCGCAATGCGGCGCGCCGGATTGTTCCACGTACGCAGAGGACATCGTGCTGGGCCGCGCGCCGGCCGGGCAGTGCCCCTATCGAGAGGTGAAGTCATGA
- the ccsA gene encoding cytochrome c biogenesis protein CcsA produces the protein MGNFIRSMMDALASGSAEGVSIGFFDLSFLIFVISTIGYLLYLMKRTNGPWIVGFGALAVGCVTMTVALIVRWIAAGIDHPPWTNLYESLVFFSWGMVVSYGVMEMKYRVKIVGAFVVPLVMIAMGMASLSGNKEITPLMPALKSVWLHFHVFGAAISYSLFIVAFAFAVLYLYRDNLALPFFHAASSVANILALVAVTKGQVFMMRYPLTKSVFMNGKWYKDMVPGSDPPIWIDMELPGLGAFAFVVFVLFAVSAAIAFAKRDDATDKGKRFVFAAHLFPTILLTIVVGQILYQSGRFPDFTISNNVYSFALVATTWFFSLTVLILHSAKSAIVEHLPKPKDLDNIAYKAIIVAFPLLSFVIISGAIWANNAWGRYWGWDPKETASLVTWVVYLLYLHTRVTKGWVGRKTAYIAIIGFASVVFTYLGVNLVLSGLHSYATG, from the coding sequence ATGGGGAACTTCATCCGTTCCATGATGGACGCGCTGGCGTCCGGGTCCGCCGAAGGCGTTTCGATCGGGTTTTTCGATCTGTCGTTCCTGATCTTCGTGATCTCGACGATCGGCTACCTGCTCTATTTGATGAAACGCACCAACGGCCCGTGGATCGTCGGCTTCGGAGCGCTCGCCGTCGGATGCGTCACCATGACGGTCGCGTTGATCGTGCGCTGGATCGCCGCGGGCATCGATCATCCGCCCTGGACCAATCTGTATGAGTCGCTCGTCTTCTTCTCCTGGGGCATGGTCGTCTCGTACGGCGTGATGGAGATGAAGTATCGCGTCAAGATCGTCGGCGCGTTCGTCGTGCCGCTGGTCATGATCGCAATGGGCATGGCGTCGCTGTCCGGCAACAAGGAAATCACGCCGCTCATGCCCGCGCTGAAAAGCGTGTGGCTTCACTTCCACGTCTTCGGCGCGGCCATTTCGTATTCGCTGTTCATCGTCGCGTTCGCGTTCGCGGTGCTCTACCTCTACCGCGACAATCTGGCCCTGCCCTTCTTTCACGCCGCGTCGTCGGTGGCGAACATTCTCGCCCTCGTCGCCGTGACCAAGGGACAGGTCTTCATGATGCGCTACCCGCTCACGAAGTCCGTCTTCATGAACGGCAAGTGGTATAAGGACATGGTGCCCGGATCGGACCCGCCGATTTGGATCGACATGGAACTCCCCGGGCTCGGCGCATTCGCGTTTGTCGTGTTTGTGCTCTTCGCGGTGTCCGCCGCGATCGCGTTCGCCAAGCGCGACGACGCGACCGATAAGGGCAAGCGTTTCGTCTTCGCGGCCCACCTGTTTCCGACGATCCTGCTGACGATCGTCGTCGGTCAGATCCTGTATCAGTCGGGACGCTTTCCCGACTTCACGATCAGCAACAACGTTTACTCCTTCGCACTGGTCGCCACGACATGGTTTTTCTCGCTGACCGTGCTGATTCTGCACTCCGCGAAATCGGCCATCGTCGAGCACCTGCCGAAGCCCAAGGACCTCGACAACATCGCGTACAAGGCGATCATCGTCGCCTTTCCGTTGCTTTCCTTCGTCATCATCTCGGGCGCGATCTGGGCGAATAACGCCTGGGGACGTTACTGGGGCTGGGACCCCAAGGAGACGGCGTCGCTCGTGACGTGGGTCGTGTACCTGCTCTATCTGCACACGCGCGTCACCAAAGGCTGGGTTGGACGCAAGACGGCCTACATCGCCATCATCGGATTCGCGAGCGTGGTCTTCACCTACCTCGGCGTGAATCTTGTTCTGTCCGGCCTGCATTCCTACGCGACCGGCTGA